In Microbacterium sp. SLBN-146, one genomic interval encodes:
- the acs gene encoding acetate--CoA ligase — MAVTEEARLGESRTFPAPATFAAQANVDDSVYATANADPIGFWERAAERLDWAEPWHTAHTWSPPVEGPEGLTVPKATWFDGGRLNVAVNCVDRHVEAGRGEKVALHFEGEPGDRTAVTYEDLQRRVARAANGLTALGIGPGDRVVVYLPVLIETVVIALACARIGAVHSLVFGGFSAEAVRFRLEDTGAKLLVTTDGQSRRGRQVEVKSAADIAAADLPALEHVLVVRRTGQDIAWTEGRDVWWHEAIDTQPDTHDPQAFDSEHPLFIIYTSGTTGKPKGLVHTSGGYLTHASWAHWAHFDAKPDDVHWCTADLAWVTAHTYEIYGPLSNGLTQVIYEGTPDAPNRERHLEIIERYGVTVYYTAPTLIRTFMTWFGDDLPAGHDLSSIRLLGTVGEAINPEAWVWFRRNFGRDETPVVDTWWQSETGAAMIAPLPGVTTLKPGSATVALPGIDMAVVDERGEPVAPGRSGTLVARRPWPGMARTVWGDPLRYRDSYWAPFAGHGEHGGYYVAGDGATIDADGYIWILGRLDDVVNVSGHRLSTIEIESSLVAHPAVGEAGVTGIADPLTGHAVAAFVVDGAAGAADHDELRAQVARDIGPIAKPKIIVRVPELPKTRSGKILRRLLAQLWQGDALGDTTSLQNPWAVDGVREAVRVARQKETT, encoded by the coding sequence GTGGCTGTGACAGAAGAAGCGCGCCTCGGCGAGTCGCGCACCTTTCCCGCGCCCGCGACGTTCGCCGCCCAGGCGAACGTCGACGATTCGGTCTACGCCACCGCCAACGCAGACCCGATCGGTTTCTGGGAGCGGGCGGCCGAGCGTCTCGACTGGGCAGAGCCGTGGCACACGGCGCACACCTGGTCGCCGCCCGTGGAGGGTCCCGAGGGACTGACCGTGCCGAAGGCGACGTGGTTCGACGGCGGCAGGCTCAACGTCGCCGTCAACTGCGTCGACCGCCACGTCGAGGCGGGCCGCGGCGAGAAGGTGGCTCTGCACTTCGAGGGCGAGCCCGGCGACCGCACCGCCGTCACGTACGAAGACCTGCAGCGCCGCGTCGCGCGCGCCGCGAACGGACTCACGGCTCTCGGCATCGGCCCCGGGGACCGTGTCGTCGTCTACCTCCCCGTGCTCATCGAGACCGTCGTGATCGCCCTGGCGTGCGCGCGGATCGGCGCCGTGCACTCGCTCGTCTTCGGAGGCTTCTCGGCCGAGGCCGTGCGCTTCCGTCTCGAGGACACCGGCGCGAAGCTCCTCGTCACGACAGACGGCCAGAGCCGCCGCGGCCGTCAGGTGGAGGTCAAGTCGGCCGCCGACATCGCGGCCGCCGACCTTCCGGCACTGGAGCACGTGCTCGTCGTGCGACGCACCGGCCAGGACATCGCGTGGACGGAAGGGCGCGATGTTTGGTGGCACGAAGCGATCGACACACAGCCGGACACACACGATCCGCAGGCGTTCGACTCCGAGCATCCGCTCTTCATCATCTACACCTCGGGAACGACGGGAAAGCCCAAGGGCCTCGTGCACACCTCCGGCGGATACCTGACGCACGCGAGCTGGGCGCACTGGGCGCACTTCGACGCGAAGCCCGATGACGTGCACTGGTGCACGGCCGACCTCGCATGGGTCACGGCCCACACGTACGAGATCTACGGACCGCTCTCGAACGGACTGACGCAGGTCATCTACGAGGGCACCCCCGATGCCCCGAACCGCGAACGGCACCTCGAGATCATCGAACGGTACGGCGTGACGGTCTACTACACGGCTCCCACGCTCATCCGAACGTTCATGACGTGGTTCGGCGACGACCTCCCGGCGGGGCACGACCTGTCCAGCATCCGTCTTCTCGGCACCGTCGGCGAAGCGATCAATCCGGAGGCCTGGGTCTGGTTCCGCCGCAACTTCGGGCGCGATGAGACACCCGTCGTCGACACGTGGTGGCAGTCCGAGACGGGCGCCGCGATGATCGCACCACTCCCGGGCGTCACGACGCTCAAGCCCGGCTCGGCGACCGTGGCGCTTCCGGGCATCGACATGGCCGTCGTCGACGAGCGCGGCGAACCCGTCGCCCCCGGACGCTCGGGCACCCTCGTCGCGCGCCGCCCGTGGCCGGGCATGGCACGCACCGTGTGGGGCGATCCGCTCCGGTACCGCGATTCGTACTGGGCTCCCTTCGCGGGTCACGGCGAGCACGGCGGCTATTACGTCGCCGGCGACGGCGCCACGATCGACGCCGACGGGTACATCTGGATCCTCGGACGCCTCGACGACGTCGTGAACGTCTCGGGCCACCGCCTCTCGACGATCGAGATAGAGTCGTCGCTCGTGGCGCATCCGGCTGTCGGCGAAGCCGGCGTGACGGGAATCGCCGATCCCCTGACCGGCCACGCCGTCGCCGCATTCGTCGTCGACGGTGCGGCAGGTGCAGCCGACCACGATGAGCTTCGTGCGCAGGTCGCGCGAGACATCGGGCCGATTGCGAAACCCAAGATCATCGTGCGCGTGCCGGAGCTGCCGAAGACCCGGTCAGGCAAGATCCTGCGGCGGCTGCTGGCGCAGCTGTGGCAGGGCGACGCGCTCGGCGACACCACCAGCTTGCAGAACCCCTGGGCCGTCGACGGCGTGCGAGAAGCCGTCCGCGTGGCCCGACAGAAGGAGACGACATGA
- a CDS encoding ABC transporter permease, translating to MTSNTTTTTGAAAQQRTPLWSRTSVKIAGGFLVPLVILTAWQVVTTTGIVPPYLLPPPISVVEAAVELIERGELWLHIAISVQRVFIGFLFGTIIALAFAAIVGLSRAGNVLFAPILVALRAVPSLAWVPLLILWLHVGEESKITLIAIGAFFPVYTTVADALRHVDPHLVEAGRTFGLRGWSLFRTVQLPAVVPSVVSGLRLGLAQAWLFLVAAELLGASMGLGWMLSDSQTTGRLDRIILAIVLLALLGTITNGILVLFERAVLKRWL from the coding sequence GTGACCTCGAACACCACCACGACCACAGGGGCGGCCGCGCAACAGCGAACGCCCCTGTGGTCGCGTACGTCGGTGAAGATCGCGGGCGGATTCCTCGTACCGCTCGTCATCCTCACGGCGTGGCAGGTCGTCACGACGACAGGAATCGTCCCGCCGTACCTGCTTCCTCCGCCGATCTCGGTCGTCGAAGCCGCCGTCGAGCTCATCGAACGCGGCGAACTCTGGCTGCACATCGCGATCTCTGTGCAGCGCGTCTTCATCGGCTTCCTCTTCGGAACGATCATCGCGCTCGCTTTCGCGGCGATCGTCGGGCTCTCGCGCGCGGGCAACGTCCTGTTCGCCCCGATCCTCGTGGCACTTCGCGCCGTGCCGTCGCTCGCGTGGGTGCCCCTCCTCATCCTGTGGCTGCACGTCGGCGAGGAGTCGAAGATCACGCTCATCGCGATCGGCGCCTTCTTCCCCGTCTACACGACGGTGGCCGACGCGTTGCGGCACGTGGATCCGCACCTCGTCGAGGCCGGGCGCACCTTCGGACTGCGCGGCTGGTCGCTCTTCCGCACGGTCCAGCTGCCCGCCGTCGTCCCCTCCGTGGTCTCGGGGTTGCGTCTCGGGCTTGCGCAGGCGTGGCTGTTCCTCGTCGCGGCGGAACTCCTCGGCGCCTCGATGGGTCTTGGATGGATGCTGAGCGACTCGCAGACCACCGGACGACTCGACCGCATCATCCTGGCGATCGTCCTCCTGGCGCTCCTCGGCACGATCACGAACGGCATCCTGGTGCTGTTCGAACGGGCGGTGCTGAAGCGGTGGCTGTGA